The window GGCATGCTAGGAAAAAGAGTAAGTCTGGGGTCCTTTCTTCACTGCACAGCCATTAAATATCTCAAGGCCCTTGCCACAGGGGATGGGTTTGTTCCAGTATCACTGGCCAAAATGTCCGTCTTTCCTGTGCTACCCTAGCTGATGCCCTCCAGCcccaaggtggctgcatttcagtgacacAGCGGATTGCTCAGGATGAAAGGTGTCAGTAGATGTACAATACACAGCTCAGTTCAGTGGCTCGTACTTTCCTTAGGACCCACTGAGGGAAAACTGCCCTTGGAGTAAGAACTCTGGAGCCAGCTGTCACCTCCTACTCTTGCATTTCAGGGACCGTTACCTGGCTTTTATCTCCTGTAAGGCATGGAGGTGCTAGGGCTCCTCACTGGAACAATTCTAAGAATTTTTAAACATGGGCAAGACATCGTTTCTCCTGGCTTCACTCGAGAAGTCAGCTGAACTATTATgcctgaaacttttaaaaaacaattcagctGGATGCAGACACCCAGCGTGAGAAATTTTAGTCCAAAGGCTTAATGTTTGGCAaatttataagcaactgaaaatgaggCCTCCTAGTTGAAGGTGTCAGACAGCCTGAAGTGAAGTTGGTGCCGCTAGCACCACCAATCTATTTGTGAATCACATTCAGCTAAACTCTTTGCTCCAGTAATGTCAGtgccaatgagttccacaagccaAGTACAGATTACGTAAacaattttcttttctgaatgtTGTATGTTCAGACTTCCAATGTAATTGAATGTTATCTTGTTTGTGGTTTATGAGACAGAGTAAATATAAATGCCAGATCTTCTTTCTTTATTGATAGATTCTTAGGGTTTAAAGTcacaagagaccattagatcatccagtatggtctcctgtataacaaaggtaattacatttcacccagtcacTTCTGTATTGACTTTATAACTACTATTTGACTAAAACCTCGTCTACATTGGGATTTTTCATCACAGAAATCTTAGAGCCATGGAGTAAGAAGGGAcagcaaaggtcatctagtctaatcagCTGCCAAGATGCACGATTTGATCTATGTAAAACATCCAAGGTAGATGAttatccagcctcctttggaaaaccCCTCattgaaggagcttccatgaccaCCCAGGGCATCTGTTTCATTGTCCTCCTGGTctgagttaggaagtttttcctgagatttcatcTAAATATGATTCgcctcttgtcctgtcctcagtgacaAAGAGgataacttttctccatcttttttatggcagtctttcaagtatttgaaaagtGCTGTAATGTCCCCCCCCCCAGTCTCTTCTTCTCCAAATTAACATTcctagttccttcagcctttgctcatctgGCTTGTTTTCCAtcactttgatcatctttgtctctCATCTCTGTAccatttccagtttctctacatccttcctATACACTGGTGACCCAAACtggccctgagagatgtagctatatcaATCTAACCTCAGTGTAGACAGCatgaggtcaatggaagaattctttcatcaacctagttaccacctctcggggaggtgggttACCCCTGCCGTCGGTGTAAgtcgtgtctacactgaagcgctatgGCAGCTCTGCTGTAGaattgtcagtgtagacaagccctcgagTCGAAATACATCCTGTCTGGGTCAGCACAAATGGggagctggagaatccaccacttcccttcgcagtttgttccaatgattaatcaccCTCGGAGGTAAAGATTTGGTCCTTATTTCCATCTGGaagttgtctggcttcagcttccagtgatTGGGCCTacctctgcctttctccactacaTTACAGAGTCCATTACCCAAGGTTTTCTCCCCAGGAAAGTCTCTGCTTGATCATCTTTTCGTTGAGATAAATAGATGAAGCTCTTTAAGTCTTTCTCtgtcaggcattttctccagcttccaatcatttttgtggctcttttctgcacccttccCAAGATTGTTTTTGAAATGTGGATCTCAGAACTGGAGGCAGTTGATTCACCAGTGTCATGTGCAGAGGCAACATCCTTCCCCTGCTTCAACTCAGcactcccctgtttatgcattcagGGGTcgcattggctcttttggtcacggcatcgcactgggagctcgcaatgacccctaaatcctttcctGAGTCCCTGCGTTCCATAAAATAGTGCCTGCTTGTGGGCTGAGCCTCCCTTCCCAGTTCCAAGAGgatcactttgcatttgtctgtattaacACATTTTGTTTGCATGGGCCAGCTCTTCAGATGCTCCAGATCAATCGGTGTGCTGCCCTGGATTCCTCGTTGTAACCACTCTTCCAGCTTCTGGGTCATCACaaattttatctgcagtgattttCTATTTGCTCCCaggtcattgatgaaaatatcaaACAGCATCCAgcctagaactgatccctgcagaacctaACTAGAAACAGTCCCATTCACTGACAATGGCCCACTGACAATGGCTttctgagatctgtcagttagccagtttttagtccATTTTATCTGCGCTCCACTGGTATTGCACTGTTCATTTTGTTTCTCTCAATGTTTTCCTCTAATAAATGAAATGCCTCAGAGAAACTGAAGTGTATTGCATCTCCACAGTTCCCATGATCAACCAAACATGCACTCTCCTTATTTGACAAGGCCAGTTTTCCATAAACCATGCTGTTGACTGGCATTGATTATATTCCTAGACTATTTTTTACACTACTCTCATACCAGCTTTTCCATTCTTTCCTAACTatgtcaaataatttttaaaactttcctttcATTTTGTTAAATTGCTTACTTTTAACCCAGCACTGACCTGTAtttgtctttcttttctcttttttgagcagccagacaccaaagCCATTAGAGGGGCACAAGAGGAGAAAtctgaatcagggaggctttgaggcaacactttgaaGCTGAGAACCAGTAAAGTATGTTGCTGTGCTTGGGACTGTATTGCATAATGACGCCCAGTGTTAGTAGGGTAGGAAGCATTTTTGATTGTTCAGGCACAGGATAAAAGATAAAACTGCTTGCTTGTTTGCTGCTGCCATCTGCTGTCACAACTTGCGTGGAAACAAATAAAAAGTGTGTATTATTCAAACAACTTTGCTTTTATAGCCAAAACCCCCACAACACTatgcacacgcacacagacacatgcacatTCCTGGTGGGGGAGGTACCAGGGGAGGGCTGACCCAAAGTACCAGGTATCAGAGAGGAATGTATGTGCGGCATTTTGAGAGATCATGggaaagagttctgaatgtgGCGAAGGGGAGGATGGGTTGCATCTGCTAAGTCTGGAGTGTCAGGAGGGACTTCAGCACGATGAGTTGCCACTCCAGAACTTTTATCAGCCTCTCCATTGCGGGTATGCCTCATTTTCTTCATTTCTGCTTGTCACTTTCGCTCCATTGCCTGCATTCTGTCTTGTAGGTATCACAATactgcagcacctcctggaaCATATCTTCCTTGCTCCATCTTGGGCACTTTCTTATCCAGCAGAGATGCTCGGCTGGAGTGGAGGGGATGCCGCCCTTCAAAGACTTGTCTGGtgaagcacaagaaacaataaaCAGAAGCATTCTTATTAAGTGTACCTACAGCATTGAAACGATACTAAAATACACCTTTGGTAACACACCAATCACTTTCCTGCTGGCCCTTGGGAAGCACACatgccagcaaacaccacaaGCAGTGCAGAGACAGAGGACATTGTGCCTGGGATAAAAGCAATGTGAGAGGGATGCAGAGCACTTCTCAGGGGGCAATTCTCTATAGTTTCCCACCCTTTTCCACAGTCAGGGGTCATTGTGGCAGGTATCTCACATTGGAAGGGAAGCAAGGAGGCAAGAGTGCAGCTACTACATGCTTGTAGCTTCTGCCCAGGTCCCTGTGCTGCTCCTCTGGGTGCTGCTTTGTTCCTGGCCCAAGTAATTACCAAATGGCATGGAAAAGTGTCCCTCAGTGGGGGAAGGaataaagcagctctgccaaggaccCTCCAGCAGAGGATTGCTGAGTACCGGCAGGAAAATTTCCtgaagatctctctggaggaatCCTGTGAAATCTCAATGAGAAATAACAACAACCTGCTCCACTGCGCTGCCTAGCTGTACTGGGAATTGCCCAGCACACAGAAACCCAGCCACCCATGTACATTTCTctgccccaacccacctccacaCTTCATAAAGCAAAACCACTTACCAGGAGTCTCCTCTTCGCTTCTGACTCACCTGATTGTGATTACTGAGACTACCTGGTCACCTCCTGGGTGACCCTGACCTGGGAACCACATCTTCTTCTGCCTCCACCTTTTCCTTGATGACTTCCTCCTTTGGGTTAGGTCCAGCTTCCGCCAGCTCCAGCCCAGCCAAAGTACCCACAGGACTCTTGgccgtggaggtggggttgctgcCAAGGATAATGTCTGACTCCTTATAAAAATGGCAGTTGTGGGGCGCTTCTCTCCTTCACctttgctctgcactgcagcatgtcctgATCAGAGCTCTTTCCCCAGAAGCTCTGTGAAAACCGTCCTTGGTATTGAAATTCCTATGGCTCCAGCACAGCTGGAACCTcatagcctcctctccccatattcTGTGCATATCCAGCAGTTCTGCTGTGGTCCTACCGGGAGAGCATTGGCTGCGTGGAGCCACCAGGACCACCAGGAAGATGTGATATGAACACCccacactgagcaaacaggaaggggaatttcaaaattACTGGGCTTTCAAGGGGGAAGGATGTAAGGTGTTTATCCGGATGCACAGCAGCTGAATTTAAACTGTGTAAGTGTCAAACTAGGCACTTTAGTGACAAAACTTGTGTGTACAAACCTTTACAACTCTTgccaaggtggttttattacatCACTGAAACTGAGGAGTTCCATTATCAAAAGTGGTTTTGTAGTGTGTATACCTCCCCTGTTTCTTCACCAAAGCTGCCTTTCGGCAAAAACAataggcagtgtagacaaggcctcaggaaCAATGAGACATatgtttcctgctggtgcctgtgaAGATTTTCCACACCACGACGTATAGGAATTATTCACACAGGGAGCACCATGaaatatggaattggcattaCCAGGGTCAGTTGTTCAAATGTCCTTTTTCAGGGTGTAAAGAGCGACCAGTCTGCTTCACCCATGAAAACATCCTCCAGTAGTGCATGTAGTGTCTCATATTCACATTGTATCTCCATCCAGGCAATTGAAAATCGACCATCACCCTGGGCCCTGGGCACATAAAGGAAGTTAGAGGAACATACAGTACATGCAGGAGACACCATTCTCcctcagagttggacaccttcACTCTTTCTCCATGTCTGAGCCCAATATAACccacttcaccaacccctccaccttcatcctgctgggcgttcctggcctggaggctgcccatgtctggatctccatccccttctgtgcCATGTACatcatagccatcttggggaactttatcatcctgttcattgtgaagaggGAGTCGAGCCTTCATgtccccatgtactatttcctctgcatgctggccatcaGCGACCTGGGCCTGTCCATGTCCATCCTGCCCAAAacactgagcatcttctggttcaattccagggagatcgatttcagtgcctgcctcacccagatgtacttcattcactgcttcacaatgatggagtctgggatcttcgTGGCCATGGCTTTGGATCGTTATGTGGCCATTTgccatcccctgagacattccaccatcctgacaaaTACTGTGGTGGCCAAGATCGGCCTGGCTGTGGTGCTGCGCAGCGGCATGCTCGTAATGCCCCATCCCGTCCTGGCCAGGAGGTGGCCATATTGCAGACCCAACATCATCCCCCACACGCACTGCAATCATATGGCTGTGGTGAAGCTGTCTTGTGCTGACATCAGCGTGAGCAGTTACCATGGCCTCTTCGTGGTATTTTGTGGGCTCAGTCTGGATGGGATTTTTATCATTGTGTCCTATATCGAGATCCTCAgagccatcttcagcctccccacaaaggacgccCTGCTCAAGATTTTTGGGACCTGTGGCTCACACCTCTGTGCTATCTCAGCCTTTTTCATCCCagttctcttctcctccctcacctaCCGGTTTGGGCAGAGTGTGCCCCTGTATTTCCACATTTTCATTGCCAACATGTACCACCTAGTGCCCCCCATGCTGCACCCCATCATCTACGGGGTGAGGACGAAACAGATCCGGGACAGGCTGCTCCGgctctttactcataaagggATGTAAAgttttctcctggtgctctgggtctCAGACTGAGCTCTGTGGAGAGCTGGCTGGTGACAGGTGCTGGGTCCTCTTCCCTGAATCAGGGGTCATTTAAGGACGTTAAATCCTTTCCTGATCTATCTGTGCTCTGAAAGCATGACAAAGTGGGGAATCTGTCTATGTATTACTCACTCggctgccacctttctaattgcagGTAACTCGACCCCTGAGACCACATgcctcaccccacctcttccttgcCTCTGTCTTGCCCCTCTCCTCTCGTCTCCCTGTCACTCACTGGATCCTCCCATGTCTTTCCTCCCCAGTGGAAGGGCTGCAATTTTAGATTTTGGTGCGGAGGAGGGAACAATAACTATGATTCCAGGGGCAACTTAGACATTTGAAAACTATATCAAATTCCCCaatatagtaaataaataaatattagacccattCAGCTCTAGAAGTAACATTTTCTTACGTCTTATGGCAATTCACTTCCGGGACACTGGTTaggcttaaatttaaaaataaaattaatgtgtATTCTTACTTTTCTCCAatctctgcagagagagagaggctttgcTGGGTTccttctcagctctgggaggggagggggtctaGTGGGATACAGCAGGAGGAAGATACATCTGCAGTCCGTATAAAAGCATAAGAACTTAAGAATGGacattggtccatctagcccagtgtcctgtcttcatcagtggccagtgccaggtgccccagagggaatgaacagaacaactataaaaataaataataataatatatggagctatacctataTTGTAAAACtggaaagtcattgagtccagccacctgccttcactagtaggaccaagtgctgatttttacCACAAATCCCTAAGAGGCCCTCTCAAGGTTTGAACTcgcagccctgggtttagcaggccaatgctgtaATCACCAAGTCATCCAGCCCCTTTCACctagtcccagctcctggcaaagagGGGTGAGGGACACACAGAACATGGTTTCGGATCCctgcccatcatggctaatagccattcatggacctgtcctccatgaactgatctagTTCTTAATGGAATCCTGGTGTAGTTTTGtcattcacaacatcccttgtgaaagagttccacaggttggtgtgaagaaatacttccttttggttGTTTGAAATCAGCTGCTTATTTATTCACAGGGTGACCGGTGTTccttctaattttttacatccatgagTGGAATTAATTTGGTAGGTGGACCAATATGGAGAtgatgtgtggcaggggtggggtcaagcagtttggagtatgggagggggctcagggctggagcagagggttggggtgtggaggtaCAAGGACTTTGGCTGggtgtgctggctctggggtgggaccagggatgaggggttcagggagcaggaaggggctcagggatggggcaaagAATTAGTGTGcagggggatgcaggctctgggataggGCCAGGGTTGACAGGCTTAGGATGCAGGATGCTCCGTGTTCCCTAATCTTTAGattgtgtattaattatattgattacttaagaaacCCCACTGACCAGTCTAGGActgacaggttcttgtcccaaaatCAGGCCcgtattatttaaattattatatagtAGGGAACTCTGATGTGCACACTTACAACACTCACACTATAAgaccttttttatatttaatatcatTTATTAATATCTTTTCACAGTCACAAGCACCCCAACTTAACAAGCTAGATAAAGAATGTACATTTGCACTTCCATAGACTCACATCATCCCTGAAGGGAtagccctcctcttcctcatcaccatcaccatcaTTACCGGTGGCCATCAGTCTCCCACTTCCCAAAGACGACATCTCTTCCTACTGCCCCTAGGCTGGGATGCCACATTTACTATATGTTACACTGACATCATGGTGTTTTATGCGTGTTCAGTAGgggatttttcccttttccttgtgTGTATTTCCTCACTTTACCAGTGGTGGAGTGTCTTTTCCTGTAGGTTAATATAACaatgatctcaacttattatcatatGTGCCGATTCATTACCGTGGCCCTTTTCTGGTTCGGTGttgcatttgttatttctgtcCTAACCAGTTATTCCAGGTTTTTCCAAGTTGTGGTGGACCTGTTACGTGGAAAACGGTATGAACTTAGGAAAGCCCCTCTGCCAACCAGCTTTAACACATCATATGTGGACCTTCTGCGATAGCGCATCATCATCTatctaac of the Gopherus flavomarginatus isolate rGopFla2 chromosome 1, rGopFla2.mat.asm, whole genome shotgun sequence genome contains:
- the LOC127053668 gene encoding olfactory receptor 52E2-like, coding for MSEPNITHFTNPSTFILLGVPGLEAAHVWISIPFCAMYIIAILGNFIILFIVKRESSLHVPMYYFLCMLAISDLGLSMSILPKTLSIFWFNSREIDFSACLTQMYFIHCFTMMESGIFVAMALDRYVAICHPLRHSTILTNTVVAKIGLAVVLRSGMLVMPHPVLARRWPYCRPNIIPHTHCNHMAVVKLSCADISVSSYHGLFVVFCGLSLDGIFIIVSYIEILRAIFSLPTKDALLKIFGTCGSHLCAISAFFIPVLFSSLTYRFGQSVPLYFHIFIANMYHLVPPMLHPIIYGVRTKQIRDRLLRLFTHKGM